From one Odontesthes bonariensis isolate fOdoBon6 chromosome 14, fOdoBon6.hap1, whole genome shotgun sequence genomic stretch:
- the cmpk gene encoding UMP-CMP kinase has protein sequence MFGRLLGNVSHRVPSFLNQLLLTMKPQVVFVLGGPGAGKGTQCSKIVESYNYTHLSAGDLLRAERAREGSEFGQLIANFIKEGKIVPVEITINLLRKAMEETMQQDEKKFRFLIDGFPRNEDNLQGWTRVMDGKADVKFVLFFDCGNEVCINRCLERGKSSGRTDDNRESLEKRIQTYLQSTRPIIELYEKHGKVRTIDASRCVDEVFADVKAVLDKEG, from the exons ATGTTCGGCCGTTTGTTGGGTAACGTGTCTCATAGGGTGCCGAGTTTCTTGAACCAGTTGTTGCTGACCATGAAGCCGCAGGTTGTGTTCGTTCTGGGCGGGCCGGGCGCCGGCAAAGGGACCCAGTGCTCCAAAATCGTAGAG AGCTACAACTACACTCATTTGTCAGCTGGGGATTTGCTCAGGGCAGAGCGAGCAAGAGAAGGGTCAGAGTTTGGACAGCTCATTGCCAACTTCATCAAAGAAGGTAAAATCGTCCCAGTGGAGATCACCATCAACTTACTCAGGAAG GCTATGGAAGAGACTATGCAGCAAGATGAGAAAAAGTTCAGATTCCTTATAGACGGTTTCCCCCGCAATGAGGACAACCTTCAGGGGTGGACCCGAGTCATGGATGGCAAAGCAGATGTCAAGTTTGTGCTTTTCTTTGACTGTGGCAATGAG GTTTGCATCAACAGATGTCTAGAAAGAGGAAAGAGCAGCGGACGCACAGATGACAACAGGGAGAGCTTGGAGAAAAG AATCCAAACCTACCTGCAGTCTACACGACCAATTATTGAACTATATGAGAAACATGGCAAAGTGCGCACTATAGACGCCTCTCGTTGTGTGGATGAG GTGTTTGCTGATGTGAAAGCCGTCCTCGACAAAGAAGGTTGA
- the fam78ba gene encoding protein FAM78B encodes MSILARYHLLPSSLVLLILLVVCTMGCIQSIACKPRIRRENIVVYEVSASIDQCPTIIEENSPIVLRYKTPYFRASAGVVMPPVPRNETWVVGWIQACTQMEFYNTYGDIGMSSWELPELREGRVKAISDSDGVSYPWYGNTTETVTLTGPTSKPSRLTVSMNDNFYPSVTWAVPISNSNTPMLTHITRDQSFITWLVAMNSVTKERIVLQTVRWRMRVDIAVDPDMPLGSRASLVGRPYQEQPHILNYQEPIPPNALGRPNANDAQVLMWRPRRGAPLVVIPPK; translated from the exons ATGAGCATACTGGCCAGGTATCACTTGCTcccttcttctctggttttgcTCATTTTGCTTGTCGTCTGCACTATGGGCTGTATTCAGAGCATTGCATGCAAGCCCCGCATCAGACGGGAGAACATTGTGGTGTATGAGGTGTCCGCCTCTATCGACCAGTGTCCCACAATCATTGAGGAGAACTCACCTATCGTGCTCCGTTACAAGACGCCCTACTTCAGGGCCTCAGCAGGAGTTGTGATGCCACCAGTGCCCCGCAATGAAACCTGGGTGGTGGGCTGGATCCAAGCTTGTACCCAGATGGAGTTCTACAACACATATGGTGATATTGGCAT GTCCAGCTGGGAACTACCAGAGCTGCGAGAGGGCAGGGTCAAAGCCATCAGTGACTCAGATGGCGTTAGCTACCCCTGGTACGGAAACACTACGGAGACTGTCACCCTGACCGGCCCTACGTCCAAACCATCCAGACTAACGGTCAGCATGAATGACAACTTTTACCCCAGCGTAACATGGGCAGTTCCTATCAGTAACAGCAACACACCTATGCTGACCCACATCACCAGAGACCAGAGTTTCATCACCTGGCTGGTGGCCATGAACTCTGTCACAAAG GAGCGTATTGTGCTGCAGACAGTGCGGTGGCGGATGCGGGTTGACATTGCTGTGGATCCTGACATGCCTCTGGGTTCTCGGGCTTCACTGGTGGGTCGTCCCTACCAGGAGCAGCCACACATCCTCAACTACCAGGAGCCCATCCCTCCCAACGCACTGGGGAGACCGAACGCTAACGACGCCCAAGTGCTAATGTGGAGGCCTCGGAGAGGGGCACCACTTGTGGTTATACCCCCAAAATAA
- the imp3 gene encoding U3 small nucleolar ribonucleoprotein IMP3 has protein sequence MVRKLKYHEQKLLRKVDFINWEVDNNLHEVKVLRRFHIEKREDYTKYNKLSRNIRDLAQKIRDLDEKDGFRAQSTHHLLEKLYSIGLIPTRGNLSLTEKVTASSFCRRRLPSIMLSLRMAQNLKTAIMFIEQGHVRVGPDIVTDPAFLVTRNMEDFVTWVDSSKIKQHVMNYNDERDDFDLVA, from the exons ATGGTTCGTAAATTGAAATATCATGAGCAGAAGTTGCTGAGGAAGGTGGACTTCATTAACTGGGAGGTGGACAACAACCTCCACGAGGTGAAGGTTCTGCGGAGATTTCACATCGAGAAGAGGGAGGACTACACCAA GTACAACAAGTTGAGTCGTAACATCAGAGATTTGGCGCAGAAAATTCGAGACTTGGACGAGAAGGACGGCTTCAGAGCTCAGAGCACACATCATTTATTAGAAaaact gTACAGCATCGGCCTCATTCCTACCAGAGGGAATCTATCCCTCACAGAGAAAGTCACAGCTTCCtcattctgcag GAGGCGACTGCCCAGCATTATGTTGAGCCTTCGTATGGCTCAGAACCTGAAGACAGCCATTATGTTCATTGAACAAGGAC ACGTACGTGTCGGCCCAGATATTGTCACAGACCCAGCATTCCTAGTCACAAG AAATATGGAAGATTTTGTCACTTGGGTCGACTCGTCAAAGATCAAGCAGCATGTCATGAATTATAATGACGAG AGGGACGACTTTGATCTGGTCGCCTAA
- the slc35a3b gene encoding solute carrier family 35 member A3b, with translation MVQSGNTRLKSEECLSSDFQDAGTVRLVPPPPDNSDKESSKMVLASPHSLRLKYISLGVLVLQTTSLVLTMRYSRTLKEDGPIYLASSAVVSAEVLKVFACTFLVFMENNFRLRAMNQLLKEEIVNKPMDTMKLAVPAAIYTLQNNLLYVALSNLDAATYQVTYQLKILTTALFSVSMLGKRLGLYQWLSLLLLMAGVTLVQWPSDSGGDSEQKIQTTGFQFVGLMAVLMACMSSGFAGVYFEKILKETKQSVWVRNIQLGVFSFVFGFIGMMVYDGHSVTQSGMFQGYNTIACAVVVLQALGGLVIAVVIKYADNILKGFATSLSIIVSTLISYFLLKDFNPTGVFFLGAVLVIAATFLYSYEGKPASSSAIRV, from the exons ATGGTTCAGTCAGGAAATACAAGACTGAAGAGTGAAGAATGCCTCTCTTCAGACTTTCAGGATGCCGGAACTGTGAGACTG GTTCCTCCCCCGCCTGATAACTCAGACAAAGAGTCCTCCAAAATGGTCTTGGCCTCGCCCCACTCCTTGCGGCTAAAGTACATATCGCTGGGGGTACTGGTGCTGCAGACCACTTCACTAGTGCTCACAATGCGCTACTCACGTACCCTAAAGGAGGATGGTCCCATCTACCTGGCCTCATCTGCTGTGGTGTCAGCTGAAGTGCTCAAGGTCTTCGCCTGCACCTTCCTAGTCTTCATGGAGAATA ATTTCCGCTTGCGGGCAATGAACCAGCTGCTGAAGGAGGAGATTGTGAATAAGCCTATGGACACTATGAAGCTGGCTGTGCCGGCAGCGATCTACACGCTGCAGAACAATCTGCTCTACGTTGCCCTGTCCAACCTGGATGCAGCCACCTATCAG GTCACGTATCAGTTGAAGATCCTCACCACAGCACTGTTCTCAGTCTCCATGCTTGGGAAGAGGTTAGGCCTCTACCAGTGGctctccctgctcctcctcatgGCTGGAGTCACTCTGGTGCAG TGGCCCTCAGATTCAGGAGGAGACTCGGAGCAGAAGATACAGACTACAGGCTTCCAGTTTGTGGGGCTCATGGCTGTGCTGATGGCCTGCATGTCCAGCGGTTTTGCTGGAGTTTACTTCGAGAAGATCCTCAAGGAGACTAAACAGAGTGTATGGGTCCGTAACATACAGTTGG GTGTGTTCAGCTTTGTGTTTGGCTTTATAGGAATGATGGTGTATGATGGCCACTCTGTAACACAGTCAGGGATGTTCCAGGGCTACAACACTATTGCCTGCGCAGTTGTTGTTCTGCAG GCTCTGGGCGGTCTGGTCATCGCGGTGGTGATAAAATATGCAGACAACATCCTCAAAGGATTTGCCACATCTCTGTCAATCATCGTGTCCACTCTTATTTCATATTTCCTCCTAAAGGACTTTAACCCAACAGG AGTATTCTTCTTGGGGGCAGTGCTGGTTATTGCTGCCACATTTCTTTACAGCTATGAAGGTAAACCTGCCAGCAGCAGCGCCATCAGAGTGTAG
- the sec22ba gene encoding vesicle-trafficking protein SEC22b-A: protein MILLTIIARVADGLPLAASIQEDEQSGRDLQHYQSQAKQLCRKLNSQSPDRCTLEAGEMNFHYLIAEGVCYLSLCEASFPKKLAFAYLEDLHNEFYDQYGRRVPTVTRPYSFIEFDTYIQKTKKTYVDSRARRNLGSINTELQDVQRIMVANIEEVLQRGEALSALDTKASNLSSLSKKYRSDAKYLNTRSTYAKVAAVAVVFITLIIYVRFWWL from the exons ATGATCCTACTAACAATAATCGCTCGTGTAGCGGATGGACTTCCGCTGGCTGCGTCCATACAGGAGGATGAACAG TCAGGAAGAGACCTACAGCACTACCAGAGTCAGGCCAAACAGCTGTGCCGTAAACTGAACTCTCAGAGTCCGGACCGCTGTACGTTGGAGGCCGGCGAGATGAACTTCCA CTATTTAATAGCCGAGGGAGTATGCTACTTGTCCCTCTGCGAGGCTTcttttccaaaaaagttggcaTTTGCATATCTTGAAGACCTCCACAACGAATTCTACGACCAGTATGGAAGACGAGTGCCCACCGTAACGAGGCCATACTCCTTCATTGAGTTTG ACACATACATCCAGAAAACAAAGAAGACATATGTTGACAGCAGGGCCCGGAGGAACCTTGGTAGTATAAACACAGAGCTACAGGATGTCCAGAGAATTATGGTGGCAAATATTGAGGAAGTTCTACAAAGAGGAGAAGCACTTTCTG ctcTGGACACTAAAGCCAGCAATCTGTCTAGCCTGTCCAAAAAGTACCGCAGCGATGCCAAATATCTCAACACCCGCTCCACCTATGCTAAGGTGGCCGCTGTGGCCGTGGTCTTCATCACACTCATCATCTATGTGCGTTTCTGGTGGCTCTGA